The genomic DNA TTATATGGTTTTTGCCTTTTTTTGCATTTCCGTTTTTTTGTGCAATCTCTATTCTACTTATGTTTTTCCTTGTAAAAACGCCAAATTCAAATGAAGATCCGATGCCTTTCAAACTTTTTTTTCAAAAAGTGAAAGATATTTTTAAAAACAACGGTCGCTGGCTATGCGCCACTTTCTTGATTGGCGCAATTTTAATGTTTGTACTATTTGGAGTTTTGTTTTACTTGTCAGATGTTTTGGAAAAGAACTATGATATTAAGAATATCAAGAAAGGGCTGCTTTTAGCCGTTCCTCTTGGAGCACTCTGTCTTTCATCTTACATTACCGGCAAAAATATTAAAGAAAACAAAGTGCTTATGAAATGGATTACATTTGGTGGAACCTTGCTGCTTGCTGCTTCAATTGCCGCTCTAAGCTTTTCTAAAGGGTTATGGTTTATCATTGCAATGTTTTTCTTAAGCGGAGTCGGAATCGGAGCAGTGCTTCCTTGCCTTGATGCATTGATAACAGAAGGGATTGAAAAGGAGCAAAGAGGAACAATCACTTCGATCTACAGTTCCATGCGGTTTGTAGGGGTTGCAGCAGGCCCTCCCGCCATTGCCATTCTTATGAAGAACACCGAACATTCATTATTTTTTCTTTTAAGCGGCTTAAGCATCCTTGCCACACTAGCCACATTTATGGCCATAAAACCTGAAAAAGAGAAAGCAAGTTAATCCGCATTGGAAAACATCCAATGCGGTTTTTTATTGTCCTGATTAATGCGCCAATTTTGAGCATATATGAGCGAGTTTTTGAGATTTGTGATCCACTTTTGAAGTTTTATGAGCCACTTTCGAACACTTATGATCCACATTACAAAAAATACCACAGAAACAGGTTCTGTGGCACAATTTTATCCTTTTTTATTTCTTAAAAACTTCTCTCAGGAACTTTTTCCATTAAAAATCCCGTGATCATTTGATTGAACAACTCCCATTTCTTCGTTGGAAGCTGGTGGGACTCATTCTTTATGATCGAAATTTGGCAATTCGTATGTTTTTTGTAAGCACGAACATGCTGATTTACTATATCTCTTGATCCGTAAAACAACAATAAAGGAGCCTGCAGATGATGAAGACGGTCTAAGCAAGAAAAGTGAAGAGATTTTTCATAAAAATCAAACCAAGTTTTTCGATTTGCTTTTTTCATATGATGTATAATGCCATCTTGCAATTCTTTATCATCCGTATGGCTAATCGCAATTAAGTACCTTAAAAAATCGGGAGCATGCTTTACGAAATACATACCAATCATATGTTCATATTTAAAGGCCGGAGACAACACTTGCGGAAACCCACCGGAAAGAATGACAGCGAGCGACCGGTCCGGATATTGAAGAGCAAATTCCTGTGCAACAAGTCCTCCGGAAGAATAACCGCAAACGGCTGCACATTCTATTTCGAGAAAATCCAACAATCCTTTAATTTCATTGGCAAATCCGGAGATCGAAACATTTCCCGCCGGGCCTGTTGTATCCCCGTGCCCGCTTAAATCAGGCAGCAAAACCCGAAAATGCTTTGAAAGCTTTTTTTGGTAAAAAAAAACTTTCCGCCCCATCGCAGGTGGGTGAATAAAAACAATCGGAACGCCTGAACCTATATCTTCAAAGAAAATGTTATTTTCTCCATGTGAAAAATAAGGCATATTTTTAGTTCCTTTCAGCATATAATTAAAAAATTGGAGACTTTTTTCACATTTGAGTATATGAGCGGTTCTTTATAACTTACTATTCCATTAACGTCCCAATTTCATGCATCCATTGTTTAACCGTGACATTCTCAATTTTATATGGTATTCTTTGAAGTGAAGAAAGAACAAAATAATTAACCATTGAAATATAAAATGACCGCGGTGTTGCAGCACCGACGGTCACTTGCCATAGTCGTTCCCGCAGGGGTTCGGCCTATGAAACAGGATAGACCTCTCCCTCAATTTGCGGTCAAGGGAGGTCTATTTATTTTGGTTAAAAGTTAAGACAGCGATGATCAGACAAGCAAATGAAATCATCAATGTCATCGATTCAAAAACTGTCAAAAGGCCTCACCCCCTTTCACGGGGCTAGCCGACCACCCTTGCGAAACGAGCTATCGCCTCATTAGTATACCATATTCTTGGCCTATTAACAGAACGTGTGTTCGAAATTTGTTAAATTGAGTCATTACTCCTATATATTCCAAAAAGGTTCGCCTCTCTTTTACTGAAAAAATGGTGGAAATATTCGAAAAGTGGTCGATAGATCACGAAAAGTTGTCGATATATTCAATAATAGATAATAAACAGCAAAAAATTGGACATAACCCGAAAGTGGTTCATGCCAAAAAAAAAAAGAGGCCCGTCTTTTTGTCCTAAGTTTTCAATCTTGGCTTTGTCGGATTGCAATCTGGTTTTTCAATTCCTGCAGATTCAGCTAGCTTTGATAAATAATAGCATTCTTCACGGAACATATGGTCTGCCATTAGAGGAGCAAAAGTACCAAGAGCTTGGGTGCCAAGCTCAAGCTCTTCGAGTTCCATAAGAAAATTCATAAACAGCCGTATTTCGAGTGAAGCTTCTTTGTTGAATCTCTCAAGGGCTGGAAATGAAGTAAGATTTGTCCGCAAAAAACCTGTCATTTCAACAGCCTTTAGATAAAATTCTTCAAAGTGTTTCGTATATTCTTTACTTTTCTTTTTCAATCGTTTTTCTACTTGATCCATATTATCATCTATTGCACCTGCATGGCCCGCTGCGTCGAGAAGCCAAATTAAATGATGATGAAGTTCGTGAAAAATAGGAGGAACTTCCCTTTTTTTCAGATATGCTAAAATTCTTGCGTATTCGTCCAGCTCGTTCACCATATGATTAATAAAAGTTGGCGAAAGGTGGATATCAATTTTTCCCTGTAAATGCCTCCGGATCAAATCAAGTTTAAATTCTCTAAATTTCTTTACTTCTTCCTGTGCTCTTTTGCTTAAGTGAATTAAGTCAGTTGTTTCCACTCCTTCCAACAAGCGGTCAAATGTATTTTTAAAATATTCTGCCGCTTCGATTGCAGCTTTTTCATTCGAGGCAAGTGAATCAAGTATAAACCGCGCATGATCTCCTAAAACTTGCAGCCAAAAACCATGTTCGTACTTTGCCGTCTGCTCATAGCTGGAAACCACGTAATCTCTCCTTTCACCTGTATAAATAAAATCGTATCAAGTAATATCTGTTTTTATGACTGCAACTAAAAATTAAGTAAAGCGAACATGGACTTATTTTTTTAAATGGGTGATTGACTCTCTAATATTCGAATGGCATTTCGTTCACTTCGATGAATTTGGATTTAATAACTATCGTTTTTGGATGGATTTTCCCTTTTATTTTTTTTATGTACGGTTTCACAAAGATTCACACAAAAAAACCACTTTTAACATACGGTTTTTCGATTCTTTTCATTGCATTTCTTATTATCTTTTTTGATTATTCACTTGATAAATCTTATTTAGAAAGGTAACCATTTTATCAATGACAAGGGTAGCTTTTATTGAGGGCTTATATATCTGGATAAAGGCGCATATTTTCGAAGAAGGCTCATTTTTCAGAATAAAGGCTGATAAACAAATTTAAGAGTTCATAAACCATTTAACCGCAAAAGCTTCGACATTTCCGCAAAAATATATGCGAAACTCAAAAAAGGCAGCGGACTCCCCGCTGCCCAATTGCTTTCCATTCTATTTTTCAATTGATTTTTTCAAAAATCCGATTAACAGTGCGCTCACAACTGCACCCGCGAAAATAGCCACCAAGTACATGATCCAGCTGCCTTCTACAAGCGGCACTACAAACACACCCCCATGTGGAGCGCGGAGTCCAATCCCAAACATCATTGAAAGAGCTCCTGCAACGGCTGAGCCTGCCATAATCGAAGGAATGACCGGAGAGGATCAGCAGCCGCAAATTGAATCGCACCTTCCGTAATAAATAATAATCCCAATAATAATATTTGCTTTTCCATTCCAAACAGAAATTTTCAAGAATACGCACGTCAGTCTTGACGTACTGAAGCCCCGGTGGAATCTTGCAATTCGCTCTCCTAAAAAACTCGTTAACCTGAAAGAATACGCGGGTACAGCACCGTATTCATTCCAAGCACGACAATGCCCGCGACCACCAATACGACAACATCAAGACCGTAGTGGGAACCCGGCATCGCAATCAACAGTCCTCTGAGACCGTCAACCAGGTAGCTCATGGGATTGATGGTCGCGATGACCTTCAGCCACACAGGCATCACTGACATCGGATACAGCGCGTTCGACGAGAAGAACAGGGGCATGGTGATGAGCTGCCCAATGCCCATCATCCGCTCCCGAGTCCGCACAATGGCTGCAATCACCATGGATAATCCGGAGAAGAACGCTCCTCCGAGAATCACCATCAGCAGCACGCCAGCAATGGCGCCGAAGCTGAAGTTCATATGGATGCCGAGGATCAGCGCCAGCAAGATGATGATGATGGCCTGCACAAGTGAGCGAACCGATGCAGACAACATTTTCCCCATAGCGAGCGCCGACTTGCGAATGGGCGTCGTTGCGACTTTTTGCAGAAGACCCATATCCCGTTCCCAGATGATGGAGATCCCGTAAAAGATGGAAATGAACGTGACGGATTGCGCCAAAATTCCGGGTGTCAAAAACGCCTTGTAGCTGACGCTGCCACTTGGCAACATGCGAAAACGGCTGAACGCCTGCCCAAAAACCAGCAGCCACAGCGCTGGCTGAATACCTCGCATGATCAACTCAGACGGATCTTTACGCAATTTCCGCGCTTCCATCTCAATGATGGTGAACACGTGGCTAAAGTACAACAGCACCCGAGAACGCTTCTTATCCAAGGCGCTTTGCTGTTCGGCGACTCCGGAAGACACTCTTCATCCCTCCCTCCTGGTTTTCAAACATACCCGCGTAATGCGCGAACACGTCATCCATGCTGGCATCAGTGTTGCCCATTTGCTCACGCAATTCAGCTGCGGTACCCAGCGCTGCAATCTGACCACGGCTCATGATGGCAATGCGCGTGCACAGTGACTCTGCCTCTTCCATATAATGTGTCGTCAGGAGGATGGTCATGTTCTGTTCGCGCTGCAGTCGCTCAATATGTTCCCATACGCCTTTACGCGCCACCGGATCTAGCCCCACTGTCGGTTCATCAAGAAAAAGTACTTTTGGATGATGAAGGATGGCCTGCCCGATTTCGAGCTTGCGAATCATCCCGCCAGAATACGTCTTCACAAGCCTGTCGGCTGCTTCCCCCAACCCGGTCAACTCCAAGATCTCGATAATCCTCTTCTCGCGCTCCTGACGCCTTAGCCCGTACAGTTTGGAAAAGAACAGCAAGTTCTCATACCCAGTAAGGTTTCCATCGACTGACAGCATCTGCGGAACATAGCCTACACACTCCCGGATCCGAGTAGGATCCTTCGCGAGAGAAAGTCCGGCAATCTGGATCTCACCCTCGTCGGACCGCAGCAGGGTTGTCAGCATCTTCAACATTGTAGACTTGCCCGCGCCATTGGGGCCCAACAGGCCGAAACATTCACCGGCAAACACTTCAAAACTTACATCCCTCACGGCATGCACGTCGCCAAACCGCTTCGATACATGGCTCACCCGAACTGTTACATCGCTCATGTCAGTCCCCCCGTTTCGGCAGAAAGCTGGCGAGCTTCTCCATCAACTCAACCAGAGTCGCCTGTTCATCTTCGTCCAGTTGTTGAAATGGCTCAGCCAACAATTGTGTCCGTGTATCCTTCAAGCGTTGAATTCGCTCTTTCCCCGAGTCCGTCAACCGAACAATTCGCGCGCGCGCATCGTTGATATCTTGATACCGATGCACGAGCCCAGCCAACTGCAGGCGGTCTATCATTTGTGACATCGTGCTCGGGCGCACATCCAGTTTCTCCGCCAACTCACCAATCGTACGCTCCTGGTGCCGCCACAAATCCCAAAGAATGAGCCACTGCACACGTGTGATTCCGTCGCTCCCTGTGTCTCCGTTCCGCCTGAGATATCGGTAAACGGCTTGCAAAGATTGTGAAAACAGTTCAAGACTATCCCGATGGCTCACCATTCAACACCTCACACACTTATTTTATGTAGCGAAACTAAATAAGTCAAGCGTCAACTGTCTTATTCGAGTGTCGTTTGTTGACTCAGCTCCGGGGCAATGTACATGAGCTTCTACTTTCATTAAACAGGGAGGAATAAAATGACTCTTTCTTTTTACACAATTATATGGACTTAATCTTTAAAAGCTCATAAACCACGTTTAGCTTCGTTATTTCCACAAAAAGATATTCGAAACTCAAAAAAGGCAGCGGACTCCCCGCTGCCTAATTGCTTTCCACACTATTTTTCAATTGGTTTTTTCAAAAATCCGATTAACAGTGCGCTCACAACTGCACCCGCGAAAATAGCCACCAAGTACATGAACCAGCTGCCTTCTACAAGCGGCACTACAAACACACCGCCATGTGGAGCGCGGAGTCCAATCCCAAACATCATTGAAAGAGCTCCTGCAACGGCTGAGCCTGCCATAATCGAAGGAATGACACGAAGAGGATCAGCAGCCGCAAATGGAATCGCACCTTCCGTAATAAATGATAATCCCATAATAATATTTGCTTTTCCGGCATCTTTTTCTTGTTTTGTAAATTTATTTCTAAATAAAAGTGTAGCTAAAGCAATTCCTAACGGAGGAACCATACCAGCCGCCATAACAGCTGCCATTGGCTCATAAACGCCGTTTGCCAGTAGGCCAGTACCGAATACGTATGCAGCTTTATTAACCGGGCCACCCATATCAAATGCCATCATTAATCCTAGCACGATCCCTAGCAGAACGGCATTTCCTGTTCCAAGTCCTGATAACCAGTGAGTAATTGCACTATTTAAAGCACCGACCGGCTTATTGACAACATAAAGCATTAAGAAACCTGTTAAGGCAATTCCGAATAAAGGATACAGTAGAATTGTTTTAATCCCATCAAGTGACGCCGGCAATCCAGCAAATGCTTTTTTCAAGCCGACTACCAAATAACCGGCAAGAAAGCCGGCAATTATTCCGCCAAGAAAACCTGCTCCGCCGCTTGCAGCCAACATCCCGCCGATCATACCAGGTGCAAAACCTGGACGATCTGCAATACTCATTGCTATAAATCCAGCCAAAACTGGAACAATCAATCCAAATGCGGTTTTGCCGCCAATAGTCATTAATGCCGCAGCAATCGGATTATAAGAAGGATCTTTGGGATCAAAAGCGTTATATCCAAACAAGAATGAAATCGCTATCAAAATTCCGCCCCCAACAACGAACGGAAGCATGTTGGAAACACCGTTCATCAAGTGCTTATAAATGCCGGTTCTTTCTTTATGTTCAGATTTCATTTCAGCTGTTCCAACAGATGAGCCGCCTCTATAAACAGAGGCATCCTGGTTTATTGCACGTCTGATTAATTCCTCCGGCTTGCGAATTCCGTCAGCAACAGCCGTCTGGATGACATGTTTCCCTTTGAAGCGCTCCATCTCCACCTTCGTATCTGCAGCGACAATAACAGCTGTTGCTTTTTCAATCTCTTCAGTCGTCAGCACATTTTTTACTCCGCCTGAACCATTTGTTTCGACTTTTATGTCAATTCCCATTTCAGCTGCTTTTGCTTTCAGCGAGTCGGCTGCCATGTACGTATGGGCAATGCCTGTCGGACAGGCTGTTACAGCGACAATAAATTCTTTTTTATCAGCCATGTTTTGCTCTTCTTCTTCATCTTCACGGTCATAACTGTCGATCACATGAAGAACATCATCAGGAGAAGATGCTTTCATAAGCCTTTCACGAGCTTCTTCTTTCATTAAAATCGTTGAAAGACGTGAAAGTGCTTCTAAATGTGTATTATTTGCGCCCTCTGGTGCAGCGATCATAAAAAACAAATGAGCAGGCTTGCCGTCAAGAGACTCATAGTCAACGCCTGATTCAGATTTTCCAAAAGCAATTGCTGCCTGTTTTACGGCTGTTGTTTTCGCATGAGGAATCGCGATGCCATCCCCGATTCCAGTTGTACTTTGCTCTTCTCTCTTTAAAATCGATTCTTTGAATTTTTCATGTCTGCTATTTTTCCTGCTTTATCGAGTACGTCAATGAGTTGGTCGATCGCATCTATTTTTTTGCTGCCAGCAATTGAGAGTGAAATTGTATCTCTAGTTAACAGCTCCGTAATTTTCATTCTGGCTCTCTCCCTATTTATTTAATTGAGACATGAGGCAATAATTTTTCGACTTTTTCTGAGGTGCATAATCCAATTGAAAAAGCGGTTGCACTTCCGGATGCCACACTGTATCGGAAAGCTTCTTTTACATCTTTTGTTGCTTCATATTTTGCCAAAAAACCGGCTACCATCGAGTCTCCCGCTCCAACTGAACTTTTTACTTCTCCTTTCGGCACTTCTGCAATTAAGGAAATATTTTCATTGATAAAAACAGCTCCCTTTTCGGCCAGTGAAACAATCACATGTTGGGCGCCCATTTGCACAAGCTTCTTCCCATATTCGATTGCTTCTTCACTAGAAGTGATATTTGTATCAAAAAGTTCCCCAAGTTCGTGATGGTTTGGCTTAATGAGGAACGGCTTATATGGAATAACTTTTTTGAGCAAATCCCCTTCTGCATCAACGACAAATCCGGTTCCGTTTTCTGAACAGATTTTCACAAGCTCTTCATATGTCGTATTTGGCATTGTCGCTGGAATACTTCCAGCTAAAACAAGCAAGTCTTCGTTTGTCAGCTGCTTGATTTTTTCCTTGAGAGCTTCAAAGTCTTTCCCAGAAATGTCCGGGCCTTTTGCGTTGATCTCTGTTTCTTTCTCTGTTTTAATTTTAATATTGATTCTTGTATCTTCTTTGACTTTTACAAAATCGGTTTCTATTTTTTCATTTTGCAAATAATTTTCTAAGTATTTTCCGGTGAAACCGCCAATAAAGCCGAGTACCTTGCTTGATACTCCCATTCTTTTTAATACTCGAGAAACATTTATTCCTTTTCCGCCTGGGAATTTCGTCTCATTTACAGACCGGTTTAAATCTCCAATCTTAACCTCTTCCAGTTGAACGATATAATCAACAGACGGATTTAATGTCAATGTATAAATCATACTGTCACGACCTTTATCGTTGTTCTGCTTTTGTATAGTTCACTTGATTCTGTATCTAGTTCATTCGTAATAATGGTTGCTTCATGAAGATCGCCAAATTTTGCAAAAGCAATCTCTGAGAATTTGGAAGAATCCGCTAAAACAAACGCCTCCCTCGATAAAGAAATCGCCGTTTGTTTAATGAATGCCTCTTCCTGATCGGGTGTAGTATAGCCAAACTCTGGGTGAATCCCGTTCACGCCCATAAAGCATTTATCAAATCGATAAAGCTCGAGGCTTGCGACCGCGCCTCTTCCAATCACGGCATTTGTTGTCCGCTTAGCAAAACCGCCAATAATATAAGTGGTTATATTGCGATCAAGTAATGCTCCAAGATGCATCAAACCGTTTGTCACAACAACAATATCTTTTGGAAGATAAGGAATCATTTCCAGTACCGTCGAACCTGCATCCAAATAGATGCAATCACCCTCTTCTACCAATTGTGCCGCATATTGAGCGATCTGGCGCTTTTCATGAAGGTTTTTGGATGATTTTTCATTCATGCTCGGTTCCTGGAGCTTCCCCTGAAGCCGTGCCGCACCACCATGTATGCGCTTTAAAAATTTCCCTTTTTCAAGTTGCGTTAAATCGCGGCGGATTGTTGATTCAGATGTTTTTGTTAAGTCCACCAGTTCTTGAATTTTTACCGTCTGTTTTTCTTTTAAAAGCTGCAAGATTAATTGATGACGTTCCGGAGTTAACAAATCTTCGCCTCCTATTGGGAAATCTTTATGATCAAATCATACTGAAAACGATTGCAAAAATCAATCATTTTCTTTCATTTTCTTTCAAAATAATTCACTTAATGAACGATTTTGAACGTTATTGTAATTTTTTGAGTAATATAATAATTCTATATTTATGATTGCTCTTGCTTATTAAATATGATAGAATATTTTATCAATATATAGTATTAATCATGTTATACCCATACTATATTTCGTTTTCTTCACAATAGTTTTAATGGTCTCTTTTTCTATTTTTGATTCGCTCGATGAGAGCGAATTTTTTTTGAATAATAAAACCCTCTACTTTAAAAGCAGAGGGTAAATTTCTTACATAATATTAAGATCCAAAAATGATCGCATCAATTGAATAGCTTCCTGCTCCAATAAGAGCAACACCGACGGCAACTGCAAGCAAAACAAGATTATATTCATAACCGTTTTGCGTAGCCCAAAAACCGTTAGAACCATGAACTTTTACTATTGCAACCACCATTGTTCCGGCAATTAAAACAGCTGCCAGAGGAGTGAAAAGCCCAAGTGCAAATAAAGCTCCGCCAATAAATTCAGCAAGTCCTGCTAATAATGCCATTTGGTATCCAGGTTTGATTCCAATTGATTCAAAAAATCCGCCTGTTCCTTTTAAGCCGTGGCCCCCAAACCAGCCAAACAATTTTTGAGCTCCATGTCCCATAAATGAAAGTCCTATAACTAATCTTATAATTAAGATACCTGCATTCATTTTTCTCCATCCTTTCGTTTTATCTTTATTTCGAGATATTGTTTTTTAATTATCTTGAATTCAAGATAATTATAGAATGTTAGACATGAAAATGTCAAATTCTTTTTTTCAATTACTCTTTAAATTCATTCCATTCCCGTATTCATCCTCCATTAAAATTTAAAATTGAGAGTGAACTATGTTGTAACTTTCATTGTTACATCCAGTTTAAAAAAAATACTTTTTTAATTAGATTTTATTTTTTGAACGATGCCGGCTGTTATATCTTCCATCGTTATTTCTTCAAGCACTTTTTCCATCGCATTTTGCGCTTTCAGTAAAACAAGCTCAAGAACTGGTTGGATACTTGAACCGACCGGACAATTCGGATTTGGGTGTTCATGAAACTGAAACAGTTCTCCTTCTTCCACTACATTGACTGCCCGATAAACATCCAAGAGTGTAATCTCTTTCAGGCTCTTAGCGAGACTTGCTCCGCCGGCACCCGCACGGACGAAAACGAGCTCTGCCTTCTTAAGCATGCCAAGCACTCTGCGAATAACGACAGGATTGGTATTTACACTTCCGGCAATCCACTCGGATGTACAAACTTTATTTCTTTCTAAAGCCAGTAAAGATAAAATATGAACGGCTACCGTAAAACGGCTGCTGATTTTCATAGTTTTCACTCCCTTGTTGTAACCATTATAGTTACAATCTAAATAAATAGTCAAGAAAAAATGTTTGAGGGGAAAAGTGTCCCCTCAATTACTTGTGATCTTAAGTTCTTTTAACACATCTTCTAAATCATTCATAGGTTTTTGGCACGTAAAGTTTTCACAAATATAGACAGTTAAATCAGAGTCGGTTGCCGTATAGCCTCTCTGATAAATTTTCACCAAATCTTCTTGATTTTTTGAAGTGACTGGAGCAATTTCTGGTGTATAAGCTTTCTGAATGATACCGGCTAATTCACTGCGTTTTTCCGGTGTACCGACGATGACAACTTCACTCATTGGAAACTCTTTCAAGAGCAAGCTTTGCAGCAAAAATGTATGGCCAGGTCCATATGATTCCACGTCATCTTTGAAGAAACGATGTATTTCGTCCACTACATCAAACCATTTCGTCTCACCGGTAAAATGCCCAAGCCGAAGAAAGTTGACAGCCGCAACGCTATTTCCGGACGGGAGCGCCCCGTCATACACTTGTTTTTCGCGGACGATTAATGCTTCCCCGTCACTTCTTGTAAAATAAAAACCGCCATCCTGTTCATCCCAAAAGAGCTTTTTCATCTTTTCAGCAGTATTTTGGGCTTTGTCCAAATATTCCATTGAGAAGGTTGCTTCATACAATTCCAAATACGCCCATAAAAGAAATGCCCAGTCATCGAGATAAGCGCTGTACTTCGATTCCCCATCACGGTATCTGGCCATTAGTTCACCATTTACCATTAGCTTTTCCTCAATAAACCGCAATGCTTTTTCTGCCTTTTCAACATAATCTTGATTTTGAAATGCTTGGCCTGCTTTGGCTAAGCCGGCAATCATTAAAGCATTCCACGAAGTCAGAATTTTATCATCAAGATGCGGATAGACCCGCTCCTGTCGTTTTTCAAAAAGCTTTTGACGTGATTCTTCAAGCTTTGCCTTGCCTTCTTCAAGTTTAAGCCCGGCTTCTGCGAAAGTTTTCACCATGTTTGTATGAATGAGGTTCGGAATATTTTTGCCTTCAAAGTTTCCTCCAGACGTTATATCATAAACTTTGCAGTAAAATTCTCCGTCTTTTTCACCGAGCACATCTAAAATTTCCTCTTTCGACCAAACATAATATTTTCCTTCTTCCCCTTCGCTGTCAGCATCAATGGCCGAAAAGAAGGCACCTTCTTCGTTCGTCATTTCTCTCGTGATAAACTCAATAATTTGTTCAGCAATTTCCTTATATTTACTGTTTTTTGTCACTTGATAAGCTTCGGAATACGTATATAGCAGCAATGCATTATCATAGAGCATTTTTTCAAAATGAGGAACGAGCCACATCGCATCGACCGAATATCTGGCAAAACCGAAGCCAATATGGTCATAAATACCTCCATTCGCCATGGAAACGAGGGTTTTTTCCACCATTTTCAATGCCATTTCCGTTCCGGTCCATTTATAATACTTCAGCAAAAACATAAGATGGTGGGGAATGGGAAACTTCGGCGCAT from Bacillus methanolicus MGA3 includes the following:
- a CDS encoding MFS transporter, whose amino-acid sequence is MEHLEKIPKGVAKEKSDRVKHDLLDKRWAILSLSSIPLVMTLGNSMLIPVLPMMERELTISSFQSSLIITVYSVVAIFLIPIAGFLSDHIGRKKVIIPSLLIAGIGGIISGWASWQMNDGYWLILIGRALQGVGAAGAAPIVMPLVGDMFQSEDEVSSSLGMIETSNTLGKVLSPILGSFLAGFIWFLPFFAFPFFCAISILLMFFLVKTPNSNEDPMPFKLFFQKVKDIFKNNGRWLCATFLIGAILMFVLFGVLFYLSDVLEKNYDIKNIKKGLLLAVPLGALCLSSYITGKNIKENKVLMKWITFGGTLLLAASIAALSFSKGLWFIIAMFFLSGVGIGAVLPCLDALITEGIEKEQRGTITSIYSSMRFVGVAAGPPAIAILMKNTEHSLFFLLSGLSILATLATFMAIKPEKEKAS
- a CDS encoding alpha/beta fold hydrolase; translated protein: MPYFSHGENNIFFEDIGSGVPIVFIHPPAMGRKVFFYQKKLSKHFRVLLPDLSGHGDTTGPAGNVSISGFANEIKGLLDFLEIECAAVCGYSSGGLVAQEFALQYPDRSLAVILSGGFPQVLSPAFKYEHMIGMYFVKHAPDFLRYLIAISHTDDKELQDGIIHHMKKANRKTWFDFYEKSLHFSCLDRLHHLQAPLLLFYGSRDIVNQHVRAYKKHTNCQISIIKNESHQLPTKKWELFNQMITGFLMEKVPERSF
- a CDS encoding putative holin-like toxin, with the translated sequence MTVFESMTLMISFACLIIAVLTFNQNK
- a CDS encoding DUF2935 domain-containing protein; its protein translation is MVSSYEQTAKYEHGFWLQVLGDHARFILDSLASNEKAAIEAAEYFKNTFDRLLEGVETTDLIHLSKRAQEEVKKFREFKLDLIRRHLQGKIDIHLSPTFINHMVNELDEYARILAYLKKREVPPIFHELHHHLIWLLDAAGHAGAIDDNMDQVEKRLKKKSKEYTKHFEEFYLKAVEMTGFLRTNLTSFPALERFNKEASLEIRLFMNFLMELEELELGTQALGTFAPLMADHMFREECYYLSKLAESAGIEKPDCNPTKPRLKT
- a CDS encoding ABC transporter permease, with product MSSGVAEQQSALDKKRSRVLLYFSHVFTIIEMEARKLRKDPSELIMRGIQPALWLLVFGQAFSRFRMLPSGSVSYKAFLTPGILAQSVTFISIFYGISIIWERDMGLLQKVATTPIRKSALAMGKMLSASVRSLVQAIIIILLALILGIHMNFSFGAIAGVLLMVILGGAFFSGLSMVIAAIVRTRERMMGIGQLITMPLFFSSNALYPMSVMPVWLKVIATINPMSYLVDGLRGLLIAMPGSHYGLDVVVLVVAGIVVLGMNTVLYPRILSG
- a CDS encoding ABC transporter ATP-binding protein, with protein sequence MSDVTVRVSHVSKRFGDVHAVRDVSFEVFAGECFGLLGPNGAGKSTMLKMLTTLLRSDEGEIQIAGLSLAKDPTRIRECVGYVPQMLSVDGNLTGYENLLFFSKLYGLRRQEREKRIIEILELTGLGEAADRLVKTYSGGMIRKLEIGQAILHHPKVLFLDEPTVGLDPVARKGVWEHIERLQREQNMTILLTTHYMEEAESLCTRIAIMSRGQIAALGTAAELREQMGNTDASMDDVFAHYAGMFENQEGGMKSVFRSRRTAKRLG
- a CDS encoding MarR family winged helix-turn-helix transcriptional regulator; protein product: MVSHRDSLELFSQSLQAVYRYLRRNGDTGSDGITRVQWLILWDLWRHQERTIGELAEKLDVRPSTMSQMIDRLQLAGLVHRYQDINDARARIVRLTDSGKERIQRLKDTRTQLLAEPFQQLDEDEQATLVELMEKLASFLPKRGD
- a CDS encoding PTS fructose transporter subunit IIC — translated: MERFKGKHVIQTAVADGIRKPEELIRRAINQDASVYRGGSSVGTAEMKSEHKERTGIYKHLMNGVSNMLPFVVGGGILIAISFLFGYNAFDPKDPSYNPIAAALMTIGGKTAFGLIVPVLAGFIAMSIADRPGFAPGMIGGMLAASGGAGFLGGIIAGFLAGYLVVGLKKAFAGLPASLDGIKTILLYPLFGIALTGFLMLYVVNKPVGALNSAITHWLSGLGTGNAVLLGIVLGLMMAFDMGGPVNKAAYVFGTGLLANGVYEPMAAVMAAGMVPPLGIALATLLFRNKFTKQEKDAGKANIIMGLSFITEGAIPFAAADPLRVIPSIMAGSAVAGALSMMFGIGLRAPHGGVFVVPLVEGSWFMYLVAIFAGAVVSALLIGFLKKPIEK
- the pfkB gene encoding 1-phosphofructokinase: MIYTLTLNPSVDYIVQLEEVKIGDLNRSVNETKFPGGKGINVSRVLKRMGVSSKVLGFIGGFTGKYLENYLQNEKIETDFVKVKEDTRINIKIKTEKETEINAKGPDISGKDFEALKEKIKQLTNEDLLVLAGSIPATMPNTTYEELVKICSENGTGFVVDAEGDLLKKVIPYKPFLIKPNHHELGELFDTNITSSEEAIEYGKKLVQMGAQHVIVSLAEKGAVFINENISLIAEVPKGEVKSSVGAGDSMVAGFLAKYEATKDVKEAFRYSVASGSATAFSIGLCTSEKVEKLLPHVSIK